Part of the Nitrospirota bacterium genome, AAAGGCACGGTATGTTGCCTTGCCCTTCATCGCTAAATATTTTGTTATCGCCGCTGTCAAGGATGTCTTGCCATGGTCTACGTGACCGATCGTTCCTACGTTGATGTGCGGCTTCGTTCTTTCAAATTTTGCCTTTGCCATAAATCCTCCTGATTTTAGGTCATTAAAACATTTTTGTATATAAAATCAATGGGTCTTAAATTTCTTAAGTCCATTATACTATACGATTGCTTATGTATTACTCAATCAATTAATTTTTGCCTTTTGGCAAAGCCCATGACCGGGATTGAACCGGTGACCTCATCCTTACCAAGGATGTACTCTGCCAACTGAGCTACATGGGCACATAAAGCTGTAAGCTCTAAGCAATCAGCATTTAGCAAAAAAACCAAAGCCATCCAAGCTGATTGCTTAGAGCTTACAGCTTATTGCTGTCTTTTGGAGCGGGAAACGGGATTCGAACCCGCGACCCTCAGCTTGGAAGGCTGACGCTCTACCACTGAGCTACTCCCGCATCTCTCTATCCACAGATTTCACAGATTACACAGAATAAAATACATTCGACTTTTTTCTTCTCCCATCTGTGTCATCTGCGCAATCTGCGGATGATGCATTTATTCACTGGTGGAGAGGGGAGGATTCGAACCTCCGAAGGCTTCGCCGGCAGATTTACAGTCTGCTCCCTTTGGCCACTCGGGAACCTCTCCGTTTATAAGCTGTCAGCAATTAGCTTTCAGTTTTCAGCTAAAATTTTTTTCTTCTTTACTGACTGCTGACAGCTTATGGCTGTTCACTGTCTTTATGGAGCCGATGAAGGGATTCGAACCCCCGACCCTCTGATTACAAATCAGATGCTCTGCCAACTGAGCTACATCGGCGCTTTTATTAATTAATTTAATCTCAATTTTATTAGCGGCAGATGTGTATTGAGGCTTCCTTTATAACTTTTCTCGGCCGATCCCGACCTTCTATTCTATTAATAGAATAGATAATATAAATAATTAGTTCCTATTTGGTCAACCAGTAATCATAACATTTATTTTTTTTCTTTTACAATGCCCCATGTTAAGAGCTCCGGACCAAACCCAAGATGACTTCTTTTGTCGTTCTCCGGCTAAGCGATCTGCCGATTCATTACAGAGAAAAATCAATGTGAGGGACGCCGGGGTAATATTAAAGAAGGGTTAATCAGCCTTTTCTTTGCCTGCCGAAAATTCACCGAAAGAGACATTTTCTTTAATGGCAAAGATTGCTCCCAGGACGACGGTAGTGCCCATTGATACGAACCATGAAACAATGCCGTAACTGAAAGCGACCTCTTGAGGGATGCCGAATATCCCGTGCAGGGCTGCCACACAAGCCAAATGGTATGATCCAAGAAACCCTGGAGTGGGAGCCGCTGTAATAAAAATGGCTACCGTTAAACAAAGTATTACAAGCGAGGAGACAATGGGCAGATCCGCTTCAATGCCGAATGCCAGATAGAGAGGATAATAGGTAATGATAAATGAAGCCCATATTAAGATTGAAAGGAAGACCGTAGCCACAAATCCGCGTTTGTCTCTGATGATGCTAAGTCCGTCTGTAAATGAATGCACTAAACCGGTGATCTTTTCCTTCCACTTTTGCGGGAAAGGTTTAACGAAAAAACCCACAACCTTCATGGCCCAATCATTCTTAAACTGCAGAAAAGCGGAAAACAATAGGATCAATACAAACAAAATCAAACTTGCCGAGCCAAAATAAATCATTTTGTTATGAGTATCACCTGTTCCAAAGGCGTCTCCCATGAAAAGCAACACCCAGCACAGCAAAAAAAGTATAAGTGCAAGATCAAAAAGTCTCTCTATAACAATGGAGGCGAATGACGCGCTGAAGCTGATGTTTTCTTTTTTGGAAAGGAGATAAGGCCTGACAACCTCCCCTGCCCTGGCAGGGAGCATGTTTGCCATAAAGCCAATCATCAATGGAGACAAGAGGTCCATTGTTTTAACTTCTTTTATCGAACGGACAAGATAGCGCCATCTCATGGCCCTGAGCAGATAACTTATAATAACCAGGACAATCGCGGGGAAGATGTATAAATAATGCACCGATTTGAGGGCAGTTACCAGTTTATTAAACTCAATATCCTTTGTGGCGTAGTATAAAGAGAAGACAATGATGACAATGCCGATGAGCAGATGAAGAAGTTTTTTGTGCATGAATTGTTGATAGTATAGCCGTTAAATAAATTAACAATCAAGCCTTCTCCTTCGCCATATCGATAATTTCGATTACCCTGTCAACTATTAATTGGATGACCTGTTCGCCCTTTGCCCTGCTTGCCTTTGCCGGGTTTCCCCACACACCGCCGCGCCAGTATTTAAGTTTGTCTTTCACAATAAACGGTCCCGGCAGCTTCGGATATTCTTCTTTTGAGCTTCCCTTTACAAGCTCAGGCGCAAGGTAAAGAACAAGAGACGTCTCGATTTCCCCCGCGTGTGAATCATTCGGAGTTTCCGCGATCGCTGAAAGCTCTTTGCGGAGGACGTCATAAGGGCAGAGTACCGCAATCTTCATTCCCTTTAACTCCTCAATCAGCGTTTCTGCCGCTTCCTTCAGGGCGTACGAATGCAGGCCTCCTCCATGGCCCGTGACAAGATAAAAGTTCCTGAGACCTTTTTTATATGCGTCTCTTACAATATCGCAGGTAAGTCTCCTCAGGGTTTCTGGAGTAATGCTTATCGTCCCCGGATGCTGGCTTGTAGAGGTACACACTCCGTAATAAATCGGCGGCGCGAGAAACACTTTTCTCTTCTGGACAACACGCTTGAGCGCTTCATATACGATCAAAGTGTCCGTGTTTAAGGGGAGATGATTGCCGTGCTCTTCAACCGTGCCGAACGGGAAGATCATGGTTTTCGTTTTCTTCAGATATTTTTTAAATTCAGCCATGGTAATATTTTCGAGCAACATTGCCGCCTCCTGTTTGATAAATTGACTGGATTTATTATACTTGTTGTGAGGCATGAAATATCATTGCGGGTATTGTGGACCAATCCATTGTTCTGGCTTACAGCTGTTAGCTGATAGCTGCAAGCTTACTTTTTAATACATGAAACTTATTATTCTTGGAAGCGGCACCTGCGTGCCGTCCCTGAAAAGAAACGCCCCCGGATATTATCTGGAGGCAGAGGGTTTTCAAATTCTTGTCGAATGCGGCAGCGGCACACTGCTTCAGCTTGAGAGGGCGGGGAAGAGTTACAAAAACATTGACGCCGTATTTATCACCCACAGGCACCCTGACCATTTCGCGGATTTGATGCCCCTGATCCAGGCCCTTCTTGCCACTCCGAAATTTAAAAGGGAGAAGGACCTTTTTATCGTAGCGCCTCGCGGCTTCATCTCATATTATGAAAAGGCGATTGCCTCCATTTTGGGTAAACCGAAGGATTTCAACATTCAGCTTATAGAGATTGAGGACAAACTCGAACTCGGCCCCTTCAATATTTTTACCGCGGAAACCGTCCATTCATCAGACAGCATTTCCTTCAGGTTTGAACATGGAGACAAGGCCATCGTCTTTACAGGCGACGCGGATTATGATCAGGGGATTGTCGAGCTCTCAATCAAAGCCGACCTCTTGATCGCAGATTGTTCCTTCCCTGATTTAATGAAGGCAAAGGGGCATCTGACTTCAAAAGAATGCGGCCTTGTCGCAAAAAGGGCAGGCGTGAAAAAACTCCTCCTGTCTCACCTCTATCCCGCTGATGTACCCGATATTGAGAGAGTCAATGAAGCCCGGGAAGTCTTTGACGGGGATGTGTTACTGGCAGAGGACCTGATGGATATGGAGATTTAAATGAAAAAATACGATATAGATTTTTTATTTGAGATGTTGATAATAAACCTGGTCTTATTTAAAATTTGGTGAGGCTTAAGCATGAAAATATTTTATTCCCCTAAGTGTCTTGAATATTCCCAGCCCGGCCATCCTGAGTCCCCTGAAAGGGTGCGCGGCACTTATGAGTATTTAGAACAGAAAGGTTATGAATTCACAGGCCCCAAACCCTGCACGGATGAAGATATTCTTCTGGCCCACTCGCAAACGCTTCTTGACAGCGTCAGGAAAGAAAAATTCTTCGACTTTGACACCCCTTCATTTCCGGGCATCTTCGATATTGCCAAGCTGTCGGCGGGAAGCGCGATTGAAGCGGCCATGCATTGCCTGACAACGGGAGAAAACGCTTTCTCCCTTATGCGTCCGCCGGGGCACCACGCGACAAGGGGCAATCTCGGGGGGTTCTGTTATTTCAACAATATCGCCATTGCCTCATTGAAGGCAAAAGAAAAAGCTGGGAAAGTGGCCATCGTGGATTTTGACTGCCACCACGGAAACGGAACAGAAGACATCCTGCACGGCAAACAGGATTTCTTGTACCTCTCCCTGCATCAAAGCCCGCTGTATCCCGGCACTGGATTAAGGAGCAGGGAGAACTGCATTAACTATCCCATGCCTGCGGGCACAACGCCGAATGAATATCTCTCGGCATTTCAGGAAGGACTGCAGCAGGTTGAAGAATTCAGCCCCGATGTCCTGGCAATCTCCGCAGGTTTTGATACGTATAAACTCGACCCGATCACCAGCCTCACGCTTGAAAAAGATACTTACCGGAAAATAGGTACTTTGCTTGCAGATTTAAAGAAACCGGCCTTCGCTATACTTGAGGGCGGCTACAGCAAAGACCTTCCCGAATGCGTTTATCAGTTTTTAACCGGGCTGGGAGAAAGATAATTTTCATCCGCAGATTGCACAGATCAAAGAAAATTAATTTAAGAAATCTGCGTGCATCTGAGTCATCTGTGGATTAATTCCCTCTTGTTTCCCTCATTTATTTTACGCCCCCACCCTGTGCAGTTTCATGATGTTGCTTTTGCCGCCGAGGGCGAATGGAGAAGCGGCGATTATCGCGACCGTATCGCCTTTTTTTACGATGCCTTTTTTAAGAAGGGCCTTTTCCGACTCGGAGATCATTTCATCGGTGTTGTTCGGGAATTTCATGACAAGCGGAGTGACCCCCCAGTAAAGGTTCATCCTCCTGTAAATATTTTCCCTGTCGGTGAAACATATGATCGGAACACGGGGCTTGAACTTGGATACAAGCAATGCGGTAAATCCGCTCCTGCTGAAAGCAACTATTGTCTTCGCTTTTATGTTCATCGCGGATGAACATGCGGCCCCGGCGATAGCGTGCGCGAAAGAAGATAATCCCTCGCTCTCTTTCGGGAGAATAAAGGGATTGCTGTTTGCTTCGGTATAACTGATTATCCTGTCCATCATCTTCACTGCCTCTACGGGATACTTGCCGGCGGAGGTCTCTGCGGAAAGCATGAGCGCGTCAGCGCCGTCAAGCACACCGTTTGCAACGTCAGTCGCCTCAGCCCTTGTAGGACGCAAATGCCCTGTCATCGACTCCAGCATTTGGGTCGCAATGATCACAGGTTTCAGTGCGGAATTGCACATCGCTATCAGCCGCTTCTGGATTATCGGGACTTCCTCAGCCGGGACTTCCACCCCAAGGTCTCCCCTTGCGATCATAAGCCCATCCGAGGCGTCAATGATCTCCTCTATATTATCAAGCGCCTGCCTGGTTTCTATTTTTGCGATTACGGGAATGCCGGCGTTCTGCTTTTTCAGGTACTGTTTGACTTTTAAAACATCGCGTCCCGAACACACAAAAGAAAGCGCTGCATAGTCAACGCCGAGTTTTATCCCGTATGCGAGGTCAGCCATGTCTTTTTTGGTAAAAGTGCAGGTGGAAATTTTGACATCCGGAAGATTAACGCCTTTCTTCTCTTTCAACATCCCGCCCTCTATCACTTTTGTTATCAGCCTGTCTTTTTCCTTCCTGACGACTTTTAACTGGATCAATCCGTCGTCTATCAGGATTGCACTGCCGGTGTGTAAGTCCTTA contains:
- the tuf gene encoding elongation factor Tu (EF-Tu; promotes GTP-dependent binding of aminoacyl-tRNA to the A-site of ribosomes during protein biosynthesis; when the tRNA anticodon matches the mRNA codon, GTP hydrolysis results; the inactive EF-Tu-GDP leaves the ribosome and release of GDP is promoted by elongation factor Ts; many prokaryotes have two copies of the gene encoding EF-Tu), translating into MAKAKFERTKPHINVGTIGHVDHGKTSLTAAITKYLAMKGKATYRAF
- a CDS encoding flippase-like domain-containing protein → MHKKLLHLLIGIVIIVFSLYYATKDIEFNKLVTALKSVHYLYIFPAIVLVIISYLLRAMRWRYLVRSIKEVKTMDLLSPLMIGFMANMLPARAGEVVRPYLLSKKENISFSASFASIVIERLFDLALILFLLCWVLLFMGDAFGTGDTHNKMIYFGSASLILFVLILLFSAFLQFKNDWAMKVVGFFVKPFPQKWKEKITGLVHSFTDGLSIIRDKRGFVATVFLSILIWASFIITYYPLYLAFGIEADLPIVSSLVILCLTVAIFITAAPTPGFLGSYHLACVAALHGIFGIPQEVAFSYGIVSWFVSMGTTVVLGAIFAIKENVSFGEFSAGKEKAD
- a CDS encoding creatininase family protein, translated to MLLENITMAEFKKYLKKTKTMIFPFGTVEEHGNHLPLNTDTLIVYEALKRVVQKRKVFLAPPIYYGVCTSTSQHPGTISITPETLRRLTCDIVRDAYKKGLRNFYLVTGHGGGLHSYALKEAAETLIEELKGMKIAVLCPYDVLRKELSAIAETPNDSHAGEIETSLVLYLAPELVKGSSKEEYPKLPGPFIVKDKLKYWRGGVWGNPAKASRAKGEQVIQLIVDRVIEIIDMAKEKA
- a CDS encoding MBL fold metallo-hydrolase is translated as MKLIILGSGTCVPSLKRNAPGYYLEAEGFQILVECGSGTLLQLERAGKSYKNIDAVFITHRHPDHFADLMPLIQALLATPKFKREKDLFIVAPRGFISYYEKAIASILGKPKDFNIQLIEIEDKLELGPFNIFTAETVHSSDSISFRFEHGDKAIVFTGDADYDQGIVELSIKADLLIADCSFPDLMKAKGHLTSKECGLVAKRAGVKKLLLSHLYPADVPDIERVNEAREVFDGDVLLAEDLMDMEI
- a CDS encoding histone deacetylase; this translates as MKIFYSPKCLEYSQPGHPESPERVRGTYEYLEQKGYEFTGPKPCTDEDILLAHSQTLLDSVRKEKFFDFDTPSFPGIFDIAKLSAGSAIEAAMHCLTTGENAFSLMRPPGHHATRGNLGGFCYFNNIAIASLKAKEKAGKVAIVDFDCHHGNGTEDILHGKQDFLYLSLHQSPLYPGTGLRSRENCINYPMPAGTTPNEYLSAFQEGLQQVEEFSPDVLAISAGFDTYKLDPITSLTLEKDTYRKIGTLLADLKKPAFAILEGGYSKDLPECVYQFLTGLGER
- the pyk gene encoding pyruvate kinase, encoding MRKAKIVCTIGPASSSSQVIHQMIASGMNVARLNFSHGTYETHKKAVELIKAGARRHKSPVTILQDLKGLKIRIGAVEGGAVKIEKGSALAVTTRNITGDSKQIQVQYPHLIKDLHTGSAILIDDGLIQLKVVRKEKDRLITKVIEGGMLKEKKGVNLPDVKISTCTFTKKDMADLAYGIKLGVDYAALSFVCSGRDVLKVKQYLKKQNAGIPVIAKIETRQALDNIEEIIDASDGLMIARGDLGVEVPAEEVPIIQKRLIAMCNSALKPVIIATQMLESMTGHLRPTRAEATDVANGVLDGADALMLSAETSAGKYPVEAVKMMDRIISYTEANSNPFILPKESEGLSSFAHAIAGAACSSAMNIKAKTIVAFSRSGFTALLVSKFKPRVPIICFTDRENIYRRMNLYWGVTPLVMKFPNNTDEMISESEKALLKKGIVKKGDTVAIIAASPFALGGKSNIMKLHRVGA